A DNA window from Lasioglossum baleicum unplaced genomic scaffold, iyLasBale1 scaffold1092, whole genome shotgun sequence contains the following coding sequences:
- the Mybbp1a gene encoding MYB binding protein 1a, translating to MADETMHMVEVVSNDSEMKNTNKMDCTILDYFTNLKNEIESERIHGGIALLKYLIQQNSEQSNSQEFKYAIKRLIRSLGSSKKSSRIGFYTTLTVYLIMNPETSVEQFLSIVNSELHPVNSNSKSENGDIYMGRILAYGTLIRSKILLNNTCELQLQIVQDLIDAGKQRSYLSIVCVSFLVEFVNQIDTECIEQSVWPVIEKEFGKPWTKQTLDSFYALLVIKNKCPSLINEFSKKYFGTENIIATETMNDIVKVLLDLPRIISCHHPIFKLFCENLVTIDLIIDFWSHIDQKFTKPSKTDEYLVVQILKFILSNTIDKSILPSLLSPNYVQHMLKKCSGSKYRNKDEVLLGFKEVLYLLILATNSDDTKLKIKIAVLKKLILYPGDLMIEKKTGIKVIQMLTANLNLDGIKKVSKIYRDIIENTIPRNKLNTKVESFWTNAERIYAAHLLTRLMGHPKTLVDKEWRLDQLKFLFTYGLCEMPNVGVDLAPQFKETFYHALDHKLPRLNDLRNILSELVHFLDMHLKNQTLKLRNSLGNEANKSWEKVICLIKYLENNSRKTEAVPVFHTMNLHMGLQLFSDSQMAIMAINELESCYERLLKKSKKHKTNSNKKQDDEPEWVEVVVDLLLSFYSKNSHLLRSLVGCVFPHICPYVTPTAIHQILAVLDVRDDKGPLVTKNGFSNEKEENSSESESNSDSDSDDKSNEENINNEMEISSDNDFDSNEESTNEDDEDETVTDRLRMAVRQALGDASVQTDDEDINVDNIDEEEGRRLDESLAAAFRILRENRQSRTKKQEKSAQTLTHFRIRVIDLLETYLECAPSMAIVLDMLLPLFTLLEYCIKDPHQKPLQDRVRSCLKILSAIKKFKDTENVDEELLTVILKALIEKGERTTSVYHEMSDKLAECCTFLVRCIQQANISTDAISKIYAENLTAFFKRRDCVLSPLLFKSILQLQWEGNWHLASLLVDFAFDSTVRSFRRGYALEFLTTFYNNSRLVHSDKKHTDVRIKMEKKLYKNTISTFQKLSDMYRVENGQIVTTDNNEIGKEVKQRYICLFFSLLRTIYPHHLSQAWNWNNVGNVLKTYRAYVSFAKDTKAAYNRLAVQIGIPLNISMKKTKNKENTSINGEIKEISINVEQLNNTQENGNTQNDSDITALKKHELKKKKKNKSKQKNKQLLKKEARMLREKTLSEGFEPFNFSSLVLHDQLDEDISLQNGNFQTGQTSPTSSQKRTIKNISDGNKVKRRKSMQTA from the exons ATGGCAGATGAGACTATGCACATGGTAGAGGTTGTTTCAAATgactctgaaatgaagaatacaAATAAAATGGATTGTACAATTCTTGATTATTttacaaatttgaaaaatgaaatagaaTCTGAAAGAATACACGGTGGAATTGCCTTATTAAAGTATTTAATTCAACAAAATTCA gaACAGAGTAATAGTCAAGAATTTAAATATGCTATAAAAAGACTTATTCGAAGTTTAGGTTCATCAAAAAAATCTTCACGAATAGGTTTTTATACAACTTTGACAGTTTATTTAATAATGAATCCAGAAACGTctgttgaacaatttttatctaTAGTTAACAGTGAATTACATCCTGTAAACAGTAATAGTAAAAGT gaaaatggtgatatttataTGGGACGCATATTAGCATATGGAACATTAATAAGATCTAAAATACTTTTAAATAATACTTGTGAATTACAACTACAAATTGTACAAGATCTCATCGATGCAGGCAAACAACGTAGTTATTTATCAATTGTTTGTGTTTCATTTCTTGTTGAATTTGTGAATCAAATTGATACTGAATGTATTGAACAATCAGTTTGGCCAGTTATTGAAAAAGAATTTGGTAAACCATGGACAAAACAAACATTAGATTCATTCTATGCTTTATTAGTAATAAAAAACAAATGTCCATCGCttataaatgaattttcaaaaaaatattttggcaCAGAAAATATTATTGCCACGGAGACTATGAATGATATAGTGAAAGTATTATTA GACTTACCCAGAATTATATCATGTCATCATCCAATATTCAAATTATTCTGTGAGAATTTAGTAACAATTGACCTTATTATTGATTTTTGGTCTCACATAGATCAGAAATTTACAAAACCATCTAAAACTGATGAATATTTAGTTGTACAgattctcaaatttatattatcAAATACTATAGATAAATCAATACTTCCATCATTATTATCACCAAATTATGTGCAGCATATGTTAAAAAAGTGTTCTGGATCCAAGTATCGTAATAAAGATGAAGTACTTCTTGGATTTAAAGAAGTCTTATATTTGTTAATATTAGCCACAAATAGTgatgatacaaaattaaagataaaaattgctgtattaaagaaattaatactgTATCCAGGTGATTTAATGATAGAGAAGAAAACAGGTATAAAAGTAATTCAAATGCTTACTGCAAATTTAAACTTAGATGGTATAAAGAAAGTATCAAAAATATACAGAGATATAATTGAAAATACAATACCTAGGAACAAATTAAATACCAAGGTAGAATCTTTTTGGACAAATGCTGAAAGAATTTATGCCGCACATTTATTAACAAG ATTAATGGGACATCCTAAAACACTTGTGGATAAAGAATGGAGATTAGATCAGTTGAAGTTTTTATTTACTTATGGATTATGTGAAATGCCAAATGTTGGAGTAGATCTCGctc cACAATTTAAGGAAACATTTTATCATGCACTAGATCATAAATTACCAAGGTTAAATGATTTAAGAAATATATTAAGTGAATTAGTTCACTTTTTAGACATGCATCTAAAAAATCAAACTTTGAAATTAAGAAATTCATTAGGGAACGAAGCAAACAAATCTTGGGAAAAAGTCATAtgcttaattaaatatttagaaaataattcAAGGAAGACAGAAGCTGTACCAGTATTTCATACAATGAATTTACACATGGGTTTACAACTATTTTCAGATTCACAAATGGCAATTATGGCCATAAATGAACTAGAAAGTTGTTATGAAAGACTACTAAAAAAATCTAAGAAACATAAAACTAATAGTAATAAAAAACAAGATGATGAACCTGAATGGGTAGAAGTAGTTGTTGATTTGTTATTGTCCTTCTATTCTAAAAATAGTCATTTATTACGATCATTGGTAGGATGTGTTTTTCCACATATTTGCCCTTATGTTACACCAACAGCTATACATCAAATATTAGCG gTGTTAGATGTAAGAGATGATAAAGGACCACTTGTAACAAAAAATGGTTTTAGTAAtgagaaagaagaaaattcaTCAGAATCAGAATCAAATTCGGATAGCGACTCTGACGATAAAAGTAATGAAGAgaatattaataatgaaatggaaatttcaTCAGATAATGACTTTGATTCAAATGAAGAATCAACGAATGAAGATG ATGAAGATGAAACAGTAACTGATAGATTACGAATGGCTGTAAGGCAAGCATTGGGTGATGCTTCTGTTCAAACTGATGATGAAGATATAAATGTAGATAACATTGATGAAGAAGAAGGAAGACGATTAGATGAATCATTAGCAGCAGCATTTAGAATTCTTCGGGAAAATCGTCAATCGCGAActaaaaaacaagaaaaatcaGCCCAAACATTAACTCATTTTAGAATTCGAGTTATAGATTTATTAGAAACTTATTTAGAATGTGCTCCATCAATGGCAATTGTACTTGATATGTTACTTCCTCTTTTTACATTGTTGGAATATTGTATTAAAGATCCTCATCAGAAACCTCTACAAGATCGAGTTCGAtcttgtttaaaaatattatcagcaattaaaaaattcaaagatacagaaaatgttgatGAAGAATTATTAACAGTAATATTAaag GCTTTAATTGAGAAAGGAGAAAGAACCACGTCAGTTTATCATGAAATGAGCGATAAATTAGCAGAATGTTGTACATTTCTCGTGAGGTGTATACAGCAGGCTAATATATCAACAGATGCAATAAGTAAGATTTATGCAGAAAATTTgacagcattttttaaaagaagagACTGTGTATTATCAcctttattatttaaaagtatTTTACAATTACAATGGGAGGGGAACTGGCACCTAGCTTCTTTATTG GTGGACTTTGCTTTCGATAGTACTGTAAGGTCTTTTCGTCGTGGATACGCACTtgaatttttaacaacttttTATAATAATAGTCGATTAGTTCATTCTGATAAGAAACATACTGATGTaagaataaaaatggaaaaaaaattatacaaaaatactATAAGTACGTTTCAAAAATTATCTGATATGTATAGAGTTGAAAATGGACAAATTGTTACAACAGATAATAATGAAATAGGAAAAGAGGTTAAACAAAGGTATATTTGCCTTTTCTTTTCATTATTACGAACTATTTACCCACATCATTTATCACAAGCATGGAATTGGAATAATGTTGGAAATGTACTTAAAACATACAGAGCCTATGTATCATTTGCAAAAGATACAAAAGCAGCATATAATAGATTAGCAGTACAAATTGGAATTCCACTTAACAT aTCAatgaaaaaaacgaaaaataaaGAGAATACTTCTATAAATGGAGAAATAAAAGAGATTTCAATTAATGTAGAACAATTAAATAACACACAAGAAAATGGAAATACACAAAACGATTCAGATATTACTGCATTAAAGAAAcacgaattaaaaaaaaaaaagaaaaataaaagtaaacagaaaaataaacaattattaaaaaaggaAGCACGGATGTTGCGTGAAAAAACACTGTCAGAAGgtttcgaaccttttaattTTAGCTCTCTTGTTCTGCATGATCAATTAGACGAAGATATATCGTTACAAAATGGGAATTTTCAAACTGGACAGACTAGTCCTACTTCCTCACAAAAAAgaacaattaaaaatatatcaGATGGCAATAAagtgaaaagaagaaaaagtatGCAAACTGCttga
- the LOC143220498 gene encoding septin-1-like, translating into MSSESVKTFASLETPGYVGFANLPNQVHRKSVKKGFEFTLMVVGESGLGKSTLVNSLFLTDLYPERVIPDAIEKTNQTVKLDASTVEIEERGVKLRLTVVDTPGYGDAIDNTDSFRAIIQYIDDQFERFLRDESGLNRRNIVDNRIHCCFYFISPFGHGLKPLDIEFMKQLHNKVNIVPVIAKADVLTKKEVLRLKKRVMEEIEGSGIKIYPLPDCDSDEDEDYKEQVRQLKEAVPFAVCGANTLLEVKGRKVRGRLYPWGVVEVENPDHCDFIKLRTMLITHMQDLQEVTQEVHYENYRSERLAKGAPVPPRRQTVAESERSNSVSEKDRILQEKEAELRRMQELVAVMQAQMQQQQP; encoded by the exons atgtccaGTGAAAGTGTAAAAACG TTTGCTAGTCTTGAAACACCAGGATACGTGGGATTTGCAAATTTACCTAATCAAGTGCATAGAAAATCAGTGAAAAAAGGTTTTGAATTTACACTTATGGTTGTTGGCGAATCTGGACTTGGAAAATCTACTTTAGTAAATAGTTTATTTCTAACTGACTTATATCCAGAGCGTGTAATTCCTGATGCTATAG aaaaaaCTAATCAAACTGTTAAACTTGATGCTTCAACTGTGGAAATTGAAGAAAGGGGTGTTAAACTTAGATTGACTGTTGTTGACACACCTGGTTATGGAGATGCAATTGATAATACTGATAGTTTTAGAgctattatacaatatatagaTGATCAATTTGAAAGATTTTTACGTGACGAAAGTGGTTTAAATAGAAGAAATATAGTAGATAATAGAATACACtgttgtttttattttatttcgccaTTTGGTCATGG ATTAAAACCTTTAGATATAGAATTTATGAAACAACTTCATAATAAAGTTAATATTGTGCCAGTAATTGCAAAAGCTGATGTACTTACAAAAAAAGAAGTATTGCGTTTAAAAAAACGAGTTATGGAAGAAATTGAAGGGAGTGGTATAAAGATTTATCCATTACCAGATTGTGATAGTGATGAAGATGAAGATTACAAAGAACAGGTTAGACAGCTAAAAGAAGCTGTTCCCTTTGCTGTATGTGGAGCAAATACTTTATTAGAAGTAAAGGGACGAAAAGTACGTGGACGATTATATCCATGGGGTGTAGTAGAAGTTGAAAACCCTGATCATTGTGATTTTATAAAACTAAGAACAATGTTAAT CACTCATATGCAAGATTTACAAGAAGTAACTCAAGAAGtacattatgaaaattatcGTAGTGAAAGATTAGCAAAAGGTGCTCCTGTGCCACCTCGAAGACAAAC aGTTGCAGAGTCTGAAAGAAGTAATTCTGTATCGGAGAAAGATCGTATTTTGCAGGAAAAAGAAGCTGAGTTACGACGAATGCAAGAATTAGTGGCAGTAATGCAAGCACAAATGCAACAGCAACAACCATAA
- the LOC143220501 gene encoding mitochondrial import inner membrane translocase subunit Tim22, translating into MFNINTTKPSTSLSEANENKNISDVDLDNIALYFISSQQRFRENIIIPRTVGPVQSKTNEEKLIESAMESCIFKSIASCIIGYGLGAAIGLFSSSVNPNVATVEKQQTVREVFREVKTTTLSYAKNFAVLGCVFTAIECTIESYRGKSDWKNGTYAGGLTGGIIGLRAGVKAGLIGAAGFAAFSTAIDYYMHKS; encoded by the exons ATGTTTAACATTAATACAACCAAACCATCAACATCATTATCAGAagcaaatgaaaataaaaacataAGTGACGTGGATTTGGATAACATAGCTCTTTATTTTATTAGTAGTCAACAAAGATTTagagaaaatatcataattccAAGAACTGTGGGTCCTGTACAAAGTAAAACTAATGAAGAAAAGTTAATAGAAAGTGCAATGGAAAGTTGTATTTTCAAAAGTATTGCAAGTTGCATTATAG gATATGGATTAGGAGCTGCAATAGGATTATTTTCATCTAGTGTGAATCCAAATGTAGCCACTGTTGAAAAACAACAAACTGTCCGAGAAGTATTTAGAGAAGTGAAAACTACAACATTAAGTTATGCAAAAAATTTTGCAGTACTTGGTTGTGTATTTACAGCAATTGAATGTACAATAGAATCG tatAGAGGAAAAAGTGATTGGAAGAATGGTACATATGCTGGTGGTTTAACAGGTGGAATAATAGGACTAAGAG CTGGTGTAAAAGCAGGTTTAATTGGAGCAGCAGGTTTTGCAGCATTTTCCACAGCAATAGATTATTATATGCATAAATCTTAA
- the LOC143220496 gene encoding eukaryotic translation initiation factor 4H-like: protein MAGRGGYEDSRDYGGTYRSGRKPLPTEPPYTAYVGNLPNGIVQGDVDKIFKKLNVKGIRLVKDKDTDRFKGFCYVEFEDLSDLEAALEMDGAVEVDKSIIKIDVAENRRNERGGGFDRRGRGGGGIGGGFRGRDGGRGGYGDDFRSKSMYSRGYVSQGQGQGQGHGHGSRQSSTWDMKGNRGNSSQFNDDAGGGNREWLHNAPSRSYGNRPPPRGTGPERKPFHDESYHKDPPPAEASGRKRLVLAPRTIQDPINAIAESSKSSSIYGGAKPRDEKINTNNTDK from the exons ATGGCTGGACGAGGTGGTTACGAAGATTCAAG AGATTATGGAGGTACATATCGAAGTGGCAGAAAGCCATTACCAACTGAACCACCTTATACTGCATATGTAGGAAATTTGCCAAATGGGATTGTACAGGGAGATGTTGACAAGATCTTTAAAAAACTTAATGTTAAAGGAATCAGATTGGTTAAAGACAAAGACACTGATAG GTTTAAGGGTTTTTGTTATGTTGAATTTGAAGATTTGTCAGACCTAGAGGCAGCATTGGAAATGGATGGAGCAGTAGAAGTAGATAAAAGTATCATTAAAATAGATGTAGCAGAGAACAGAAGAAATGAACGAGGAGGTGGTTTTGACAGAAGAGGTCGTGGTGGTGGTGGCATTGGAGGAGGCTTTAGAGGAAGAGATGGTGGTCGTGGTGGATATGGTGATGATTTTAGAAGCAAATCTATGTATTCTA GAGGTTATGTAAGTCAAGGTCAAGGCCAAGGCCAAGGTCATGGTCATGGTAGTAGACAAAGTAGTACATGGGACATGAAGGGTAATCGAGGTAACAGTAGTCAATTTAATGATGATGCAGGAGGTGGAAATCGAGAATGGTTGCATAATGCGCCGTCTAGATCATATGGCAATAGACCACCTCCGCGTGGAACTGGACCTGAAAGAAAACCATTTCATGACGAATCATATCATAAAGATCCACCACCAG CTGAAGCAAGTGGAAGAAAACGTCTGGTATTAGCACCAAGAACAATTCAAGATCCTATAAATGCAATTGCAGAATCaagtaaatcaagttcaatttATGGTGGAGCAAAACCTCGGGACgaaaaaattaatactaataataCTGACAAGTAA